The following nucleotide sequence is from Dyella sp. BiH032.
GAGCAGATCGCCGAACTGGCGCGCGAATTCCCGAACGTGCAGGCGGTGAAGGAATCCTCCGGCGACGTGCGCCGCTTCGCCGGCATCCGCGCGCTGCTGGGCGACCGCCTGGAACTGCTGGTGGGCATGGACGACGCCATCGTCGAAGGCGTCGCGATGGGCGCGCGCGGCTGGATCGCCGGCCTGGTGAACGCCTATCCGAAGGAATCGGTCAAGCTGTTCGAGCTGGCGCGCGATGGCCATGCCGACGCGGCGCTGGAACTGTACAGGTGGTTCCTCCCGCTGCTGCGCCTGGACACGGTCCCTAAGTTCGTGCAGCTCATCAAGCTGGTGCAGGCCAAGGTCGGCATGGGCAGCGAACAAGTGCGCGCGCCGCGCCTGGCGATGGCTGGCGAGGAACGCGAAGCGGCGCTGCGTGTGATCGACCACGCCATCGCCCACGCACCGAAGGTGTGACATGGCCGTGCAACCCGATCCTATCCAGCCCGTTTTGATCGAAGGCGACTGGCGCGCGGCACGCGCGCCAGTCGGTCAGTTCCGCGCCGAAAACCCGGCGACGGGCGAACCGATCGGCCCGACCTTCCCCATCTGCGGCGCGGCCGATGTGGAAGCCGCGCTGGCCGCCGCCACGGCCGTGGCCGGCGAGCTCGCCGCCGCATCGCCGGAGCGCATCGCCGCGTTCCTGGAGGCGTACGCGGATGGCATCGAAGCGGATGTGGAAGCGCTGGTCGAGATCGCCCACGCCGAGACCGCCCTGCCCAAGCAGCCCCGCTTGGGCGCCGTCGAGTTGCCGCGTACCACGGGCCAGCTGCGCCAGGCCGCCAAGGCCGTGCGCAGCTACGCGTGGACGCAGCCGGTGATCGACACCGCGGCGAACCTGCGCTCGCATCTCGCGCCCCTGGGCAAGCCGGTGCTGGTGTTCGGCCCCAACAACTTCCCGTTCGCCTTCAACGCGATCGCCGGCAGCGATTTCGCCTCGGCCATCGCCGCGCGCAATCCGGTCATCGCGAAGGCGCACCCCTCCCATCCGGCCACCAGCGCACGCTTGGCGCGCATCGCCCACGAAGCGCTGCGCAAGAGCGGCCTGCCCGCCGCCGCGGTGCAGATGCTCTACCACTTCGACCACGCCATCGGCGCGACGCTGGCCGGCGATCCGCGCCTGGGCGCGATCGGCTTCACCGGCAGCCGCGCCGGCGGCCTCGCGCTGAAAGCCGCGGCGGACGCGGCGGGCGTGCCTGTCTACGTGGAGATGTCCAGCGTCAACCCGGTGTTCCTGTTGCCCGGCGCGCTGGCCGAACGCGGCGCGGCGCTGGCCCAGGAGTTCTTCACGTCCTGCACCATGGGCAGCGGCCAGTTCTGCACCAATCCCGGCGTGGTCATCGTGCCACGCGGCGCGGACGGCGATGCGTTCGTGGCCGCGGCCACGGCGCACTTCGCCGGCGCGGCGCCCAGCGTGCTGTTTTCGCGCGGCGTGCTCGACCACCTGCAGCAAGGCGTGGCGACCTTGCGCAAGGCGGGCGCGCAACTCCTCGCCGGCGGCGAAGCCGGCGCGCCCGGCTACCGTCATGCGCCAACGCTGCTTGAAGTGGATGCAGCGCAGTTCCTGCGCGAGCCGAAAGCACTGCAGACCGAAGCCTTCGGTCCGGTCAGCCTGTTGGTGCGCGTGGACGATGTGGCGCAGATGGCCCAGGTGGCCTCCGCCTTCGAAGGCAACCTCACCGGTACGCTTTACACGGCCGGCAACGGCGCCGACGACGCGGCATCGGCCGAGGTCGCACGCGCGCTGCGTCCGCGCGTCGGACGCCTGATCGGCAACCGCATGCCCACCGGCGTGGCCGTCAGTCCCGCCATGAACCACGGCGGTCCGTATCCCAGCACCGGCCATCCCGGCTTCACCGCGGTGGGCATGCCCGCCGCGATCCGGCGCTTCGCCGCGCTGCATTGCTACGACAACCTGCCCGAGCACCTGCTGCCGCCCGAGCTGCGCGACCACAACCCCGGTGGCGTGGCGCGGCAGATCGACGGCTGCTGGTGCGTGGACGACCTCGACGGAGCCGAGCCGGCATGAGCGCTGCACAGATCGGCGGTCTCGATCTTGCCCAGGCGCGCGCGCGGTTGCGTCCCTGGGCGACGCCCGCGCCGGCGATCGACTCGCATGAATATCAACAACGCCTGGAGCACGCCCGTGCGCTGCTGCGCGCGCAGCGGCTGGATGCGCTGCTGATCACCGCCGGCACCTCGCTGCGCTACTTCACCGGCGTGGCCTGGGGGGCCAGCGAGCGGCTGGTGGGCATGCTGCTCACCGCGCAAGGCGACCCCATCCTGATCTGCCCCGGCTTCGAGGCCGGCTCGCTGGCGGCCGTGCTCCGGATTCCCGCCGACGTGCGCCTGTGGGAAGAACACGAGGACCCGCAGCAGCTGGTCGCCGACGCCATGGCCGAACGCGGCGCCGGCAGCCTCGCGCTCGACCCCGCGGCGCCCTACGTCGTGGCCGAGCGGCTGCGCGCGGTGCTCGGCGGCAAGCCGGTGGCCGACGCCAGCGCGATCGTGGACGGCTGCCGCATGTGCAAGTCGTCCGCGGAACTGGCGCTGATGAAACAAGCCACCGCAATGACGCTGGAAGTGCACCGCCTCGCCGCTGGCCTCATGCGCGAAGGCATCTCGCGCACCGAGCTGGCGCTTTTCGTCGACGAGGCGCACCGCGCCATGGGTGCCGACAACGGTTCAACTTTCTGCATCGTGCAGTTCGGCCATGCCACCGCGTATCCGCACGGCATCCCCGGCGAGCAGTACCTGGAGCGCGACCAGCTGGTGCTGATCGATACCGGCTGCACCGTGCAGGGCTACCACTCCGACATCACGCGCACCTATGTCTTCGGCACGCCCACCGCCGAGCAGGCGCGCATCTGGGAACTGGAGCAGGCCGCGCAGCGCGCAGCGTTCGAAGCCGTGCGCCCCGGCGTGCACTGCGAGACCGTGGACGAAGCCGCGCGCGCGGTGGTCGAGCGCGCCGGCCTGGGTCCGGACTACCGCCTGCCCGGCATCCCCCACCGCACCGGCCACGGCTGCGGCATGGCCATCCACGAGATGCCCTACCTGGTGCGCGGCTCGCGCACCGTGCTGCGGCCCGGCATGTGCTGCAGCGACGAACCGATGATCGTGGTCCCCGAGCGCTTCGGCGTGCGGCTGGAGGATCACTTCTACGTCACCGAAGACGGCGCGGCCTGGTTCACGCCACCGTCGCCGGCCATCGACCAGCCCTTTGCATGAAGCACCGAGAGAGGAGCCGATGAAAAGACCGATCGCCACCTTCACCTGCGCCATCTGCCTCGCCATCGCTCCTCTCCTCGGCCACGCCGCCGACGATGCGGACGCGCGCTTCCGCGCCGTCTACACGCAGGAATGGCAGTGGCGGCAGGCGCAATTCGCCGGTGGCGACGACGAGGACGGCGGCGGCAAGCCGGCCGCCCATCTTCCCAAGGTGGATCCGGCCACGCAGGCCGCGCGCGAGCGCTACTGGGCCGACGTGCTGAAGCGCCTCGACGCGATCTCGCCGAAGGACCTGCGCGGCGACGATCCGGTCAACTATGCCGTGTACCGCAACCAGATCGAGACGCTGCTGGCGGACCAGCGCTTCCGCACCTGGGAGATGCCGTTCAACAGCGACACCGCGTTCTGGACCAACCTCGGCTTCACCGCGCGCAAGCCGATGCGTACCGCCGAGGACTATCGCCGCTACCTCGGCCAGCTGCACGACGTGCCGCGCTACTTCGACGAACAGATCGCCAACATGCGTGCGGGGCTGGCACGCGGCTTCAGCGTGCCGCGCGTGACGCTGACTGGTCGCGATCAGTCCATTGCCGACGTGGCGAATGCCAAGGGCGACGGCAACCTCTTCTACACGCCGTTTCGCCAAATGCCGGACAGCATCCCGGCCGCCACGCAGGAACAGCTGCGCGCGGAGGCCCGTACGGCAATCCGCGAGCACGTCGTTCCTGCCTACGCCAAGCTGCTCGACTTCATGCGCAACACCTACATGAAGCAGGCGCGCACCACGCTCGCGGCCGAAGCGATGCCGGACGGCAAGGCGTTCTACCAGGCGCAGATCCGCGAGTTCACCACGCTGGACCTGAGCCCGGAAGAGATCCATGCGATCGGTCAGAAAGAAGTGGCGCGCATCCGCGCCGAGATGGACGAGGCCATCCGCGACAGCGGCTTCAAGGGCAGCTTCGCCGAATTCCTGCATTATCTGCGTACCGACCCGAAGTTCTATCCGAAGAGCGCCGACGAGCTGCTCAAAGACGCCGCCTGGATCGCCAAGCGCGTGGACGGCAAGATCGGCCAGTACATCGGCCGCCTGCCGCGCCAGCGCTTCGCCATCGAGCCGGTCCCGACCGACCTGGCGCCGTTCTACACCGGCGGCCGCGGCGGCCCGGGCATCTACCTGGTCAATACCTACAACTTGCCCTCGCGCCCGCTGTACTCGCTGACCGCGCTGACCTTGCACGAGTCCGCGCCAGGCCATGCGATGCAGATGCCGCTGGCCGCCGAGCACGAGGGCCTGCCCGACTTCCGCCGCTACACCTATATCTCCGCCTATGGCGAAGGCTGGGCGCTGTACTCCGAACGCCTGGGCGTGGAGATGGGCATGTACGACACGCCCTACGACCGCTTCGGTTACCTCAGCTATCAGATGTGGCGCGCCTGCCGCCTGGTGGTGGACACCGGCATTCACCACCTCGGTTGGACGCGCGAACAGGCCCAGGCCTTCATGCGCGACCACACCGCGCTGAGCGAACACGAGATCGAGACCGAGGTAGACCGCTACATCGCCTGGCCCGGCCAGGCGCTGTCGTACTACCTGGGCGAGATGGCCATCGTCGACGCGCGCGCCAAGGCCGAGAAAGCCTTGGGCGAGCGCTTCGACCTGCGCGCGTTCCACGACACGGTGCTGTCGCTCGGCTCGGTGCCGCTGCCGGTACTGCAACAACGGGTGGACGCGTTCATCGCCGGGGGCGGCAAGTCGCCCTATGCGGAGGCGAAGGCACCGTAACGCACAACACGACGAGGTTTCGGGGAGGAACCGATGGCGCTGATCGACGACATCATCCGGCGCAAGCCGGTGGAAAGCCTGCAAAGCGAGGCGGACAAAGGCACCGGCCTGCGGCGCGTGCTCGGCCTGTGGCAACTCACTGCCATCGGCCTGGGCGGCATCATCGGCGTGGGCATCTTCGTGCTCACCGGCACTGTGGCGGCCACGCAAGCGGGACCGGCAGTGCTGCTGTCGTTCCTGCTCGCCGGCATCGCCAGCGCGGCGGCGGCGCTGTGTTACGCGGAATTCGCGGGGCTCATTCCCGTCTCCGGCAGCGCGTATACGTACGGCTATGCCGTGCTGGGCGAATTCGCCGGCTGGATCATCGGCTGGGATCTCCTGCTGGAATACGCGCTGATCGCCGCGGTGGTGGCGGTGGGCTGGTCCGGTTATGCGCAGGTGTTGCTCGACAGCGCCGGCCTGCCGCTGCCGACCTGGGCGCAGGGCGCCTGGGGCACCGCGCCGGGAAGAGTGGTGAATCTCCCCGCGATCGTGGTGTCCGCGGCCATCACCGCTCTGCTCGCGGTGCGCATGGAATGGGGCGCGCGCTTCAACACGCTGATCGTGGCGATCAAGATCGCCGGCGCCGCCCTGATCGTGATCGCCGGCGCCGCGTACGTGAAGCCGGAACGCTGGCATCCCTTCATGCCCTTCGGCATGCACGGCGTGGTGACCGGCGCGGCCGTGGTGTTCTTCGCCGTGTTCGGCTACGACATGCTGACCACCGCCGCCGAGGAGTCGCGCAACCCGCAACGCGACCTCCCGCGCGCCGTATTGCTGTCGCTGGGCATTGCGATGCTGCTGTATTTCGCCATCTGCCTGGTACTCACCGGCATCGTGCCTTACACCACGCTGGACAACGACGCGCCGGTGGCGAACGCCTTCATCCGCATCGGCATGCCATGGACGATGGCGGTGATCTCGCTCGCTTCGGTATGCGGCATCACCAGCGTGATCTTCGCCAACCTGCTGGCCGGCGCTCGCATCGGCTTCAGCCTGGGCCGCGACGGCCTGCTGCCAAGCTGGTTCGCCGGCGTGCACCCGCGCTGGCGCACGCCGCACCGCTCGACGATTCTGCTGGGCACCGTGACGGCCGTGGCGGCAGGACTGTTTCCGCTGGACGAATTGGCAAAGCTGGTGAACATCGGCGTCCTCGGCGCCTTCATCGTGATCTGCACCGCGGTGGCGGTACTGCGAGTGCGACAGCCGAACCTGCACCGCCCGTTCCGCACGCCCTGGGTGCCCTTCGTGCCGCTGGTGGGCGTCGGTTTTTCCTGCTGGCTGATCTGGGGACTGCCCGTCGTGACGTATGTGCGGTTCGGGATCTGGCTGCTGGTCGGGTGCGTGGTTTATCTGGCCTATGGGCGCAGGCATAGCAAGTTGGTGGTGGTGAAGGAGCGGGTGGGCTGAGGTGCATCTATAGCCTCCCATCCGCACGTCCCGCACTAGCTACGTTGTCGCAAGCACCCGCCCCTCATCCCGCCTTCTCCCCGGAAGGGAGAAGGAGAAGTGACGTACCGAGGCAAGAAAAAAAACGAGAGCGAGCGAAGCGACGCTCCGCGTTGCTTTTGATCTCCCGGGTTCCCTTCGCGGCGGTGAGGGCTGGACGATCAGGCTGCCGCAGGCGGGCGGGGACAGGGATGTCCCCGCCTTTTCGATCAGGGCATGGATGCCCTGTCGAAAAGCCCGGCCAGCCCTCAACGCACCCGGAGCAGCGTAGGCTGCGGAGGGCGCCGCGCAGGGGGCCCTCTCTTTTGGTTACTTTTTCTCTGGGCAAGCAGAGAAAAAGTAACTCGCTCTCCGGCAGGAGAGCGAAACCCCTCGCCCCTTGGGCGAGACAAGCAGACCACAAGGCGACAACCGAGCCGTGCCGCCACTGGATTCCGGCCTACGCCGGAATGACGAGGATGAAGGCTGAGGTGAACCTCAGCACCCGTTGGGGTTCGCTCACCCCAACCTACGTCCGGCCTGCGCCGGAATAACGAACAGGCCAGTGCGAGGCGCCCCTCAAAGCGCCCACGAACAACCGCCAAAAAAAACGCCCCCTACCGACACACCAACACCGGCACCCCACAATCCAACAAAACCTTCCGCGTCTCACTCCCCAACACCAGCGCCTGCACCCCACGCCGCCCATGCGACCCCATCACCACCAGGTCGCAACGCAACTCCCTCGCCGCGCGCACGATCGACTGCGCCGGATCGTTGCCATGCACAAGCACCACCTCGCAGGCGACTCCATGCCCGTTCGCCACCTCCTTGATGAAACGCAGGCGGGCCCGCGCCAAGCGCGTCTCCTCCTCCCCCACGGGCAGGCTCGCCGCGCTTCCGCCATGCGGATGCACCATGGCGAAACCTGTGACGCGTGCACCCAGCGCCGCGGCCAGGCGGACGCCCAGGCGCACGGCGCACTCGGAGTGCGTCGAACCGTCAGTGGGGAGCAGCAGGTGGGTGAACATGGCGTCCCTCGCCGCGCGCCGGGCGGCGCGGCGGTCGGAATCCACGCTAGCAAGGCGCTGTGCGCCGGCATTGATCTGGATCAATTCGTGCCCGCGCCCCCCGGTTGTGCGGTTTTCCGCATGACAGCGGTCGCATCCGTGCAAGACCGCCCATCGGGGCGCGTGGGAGCCTGCAACTCCAGGCCCGCGCACGGAAGCCGCCTCCCCCTCTTCCGCCTGTGTCTACGGCGCGTGCGCGGGCCTGTTTTTTCGAATGCGTCGCGCGGGGAGCGGGGCCGGGGGAGAGGAATGGATCGGCGCCGTTTTCTGCAAGGGCTGGCCGCGTCGGGCGCGGTCGCAGGCATGGGTGGGTGGAGCGTCGGCGACGCCGCGCCCGCCGGAGAACCCGCGCCGGCGACGCCTTCCGCGCCGCCGCGCCGGCTGCCGGCGGCAGCGCTTCCCACTGAAGGGCACGCGCGCATCGCTGCGTTCGACCTGGAAGGCGCGGCCTGGGCCGTGTTCGAGGACCTGCGCACGCCGGACGGCACGCTCACCCTGCTCGGCCCTGATGGCGGATGCGCGCTGGGCAAGCGTACCGAACCGTGCGCCGTCGAAGGCACGATGCCCTACCTGGGGCTCGCGCTGAAAGACATCGCGCTGGCGGACGCGGACCTTCTGGCGGCGCGCCTGCTCGAACGCGGCGAGCCGGATCCGGAACAGGTACGCCTCGCCGCGCCGCCGCTGGCCTCGGACCTGGACCCGAAGGACTACGCCGGCCGCCTGCCGTGGACCACCTTCGTCGGCACCGTCGCCTGCGCCGACACCATGCCGGTCTTTCCCAACGGCCGCACGCGCACCTTCCATCCCGAACAGGCGGTGGCGGCGCTGCGCGACGACAAGCTCGCCGCGCGGCGGCGCGAAGGCCTGCTCGGCGGCTGGCTGCCGGCGGTGCACAAGGTGTTCCCGCTGGGCGAAGGCCGCTGGTACGACGTGCTCGTCTTCGCCGATGTGGACGCGGCCGATCGCTTCGTCGTGCAGACCTGGCACCGCACCGCGCTGGTCGAGCACGGTCGCGTGAGCGAGGTGCACTACGGCCACAGCTACCCGGCCTATCCGCCCACGCGGCAGCCGCCTTCCGCCGCGGCGTTCTATCGCGCGCTGCTGCGCTTCCACGACACCTGGCAGCGCGAGCTCGCCGATGCGAGCGAACTGCACACGCCGGACGTCAGCTGGGCCGACATGGCGCGCTTCGCCTTCGCACGCGAGCTGGTGGTGCGCCCCGGCGGCAGCTATCCGAAGTACGGCGCTGTGGATCGCGACTACTACGGCAACGAGTACGACGGTTTCCAGGACACCTTCACCAGCTCGCTCTACGCCAACCTGGAATGGGGCCGCTTTGCCCAGGCCGCCACGGTGCTGGACGGCTATTTCGCCGATTTCGTCCAGCCCGACGGCATGATCAACATGCGCGGCGCCGAGACCGGGCAGTTTGGCCTCACCCTGTCATTGCTGGCGCGCTACCTGCGCTACACGGGCGACAGCGCGCTTCTGAGCAAGCATCGCGGCAAGATCGAAGCCACCGCGCGCATCCTGCTCGACCTGCACGACGCCAGCCTGCAGCTGCCCGAGCACAGCCCGGGCTACGGCCTCATCCACGGCTGGAACGAGTCGGATGCCTGCCTGTTCCCCGAGCCGCAGCTGTGGTGGAAGCCCTATTACGCCAACAGCGCGCTGGCGGCGCGTGGCCTGCAGGATATCGCGGCGGTATGGACGGCCATCGACCCAGGCGGCGCGGCCACCGCCCAGCGCTGGCAGCAGCGCTCGCGCACGCTCGCCGGGCAGGTCACGCGCACGCTGCGCGCCAATGTGCGCCACGATCTTCGCCCACCCTACGTCGGCCCGCTGCCCGGCGCGAAACTCACCTTCCGCCAATCGCTGACGCAGGAAAAGCCCAGCGAGCAGCAATGGCCGCACCGCGCCTATGCCGAACTGCTGCAGGCCGACGTGTTGCCGGACGACCTGGCCCACTTGGTGATCGACTGCATGCGCGGCCACGGCGCCACGAGCGCAGGCGTGGTCGCCAACGTCGCCCCGCCCAACCCGGAAGGGCGCGACATCCTCGGTTTCATCTCTTACGGCTATGCGCAGCAGCTCCTGCGGCTGGATCGCATCGACGAATACCTGCTGTTCCTCTACGCCCACCGCTATCACGCGCACACGCCGGGCAGCTGGACCGCCGGCGAAGTCTCGGACCTGAGCGGCGGCATGCCGCTGTTCTGCATGCCCGCGCAGCTGACCATCCCCTTGCTCCTGCGCTGGATGATGGTGTTCGACGACGGCGCGGGCGAGGTGCTGCATCTGGCGCGCGCCCTTCCCCGGCGGTGGATGGCGGGCAGCGAGCCTGTGGCGATGCTCCGCGCGCCGACGCGCTGGGGCCGCGTCGACGTGCAGTTGCGGCCCGATGGCCGCGGCGGGGTGGAAGGCGAGGTGCGGCTGCCGGATCGCGAGCCTCCCCGCACGGTGTGGCTCAGCCTGCGGGCGCCGGAGGGCAAGCGGCTCGGCGAGGTGCGCATCGATGGTGTCGCGGCCAAGGAACGGCAGGGGGAAGCGGTGCGGTTGACGGGTTCCGTCGGGCAGGTCGTGCGGGTTTCGGCAGCGTTTGTTTGATGGGGGCGTGGTGCGGTTAGCAGATATCCGGCCTCAAGTTCGCTGCGTGATCGACCCTCAGCTGCCAGGGTATGGTGATGAAGTCGCGTTTCGCTCCTTAGGGCCCCTCGCCCCCGACCCTCTCCCCAGAGGGGAGAGGGAGACAGCGTGGCTATGGCTCGTCACGATGCATACACGCGCATCGCACATCGCACGGAACCACTATGCGGAATTCCGCATGCGGGTCTTGCAAATACGACAAGACGCTCCGCACATGTGACGGCACGATGAAACCGTGCGCATCGGGGGATGCGTCGCTGATTGCCGGCCATGTGGCCGATACGAACGGGGAGAGGGCATGCCGTCTGGCTGTAGCGATCACCGCAGGCGATTCCTGAAGAACGCGGCCGTCGCGGCCGCCTCGCTCGCGGTACCACCGCGCGGTTTCGCCGATGTCGCCGATGTCGCCGATCCCGCCAAGCCCGGCCAGCACGCCGTTCGCGAACAGCCCGTGCGCCGCATGCAGGCTTTCGGCCTGGGCCAGGTGAAGCTGCTCGACAGCGACTTCTCCCGCGCGGCGGCGATCAACCAGCGCTATCTGCACACCCTTCCCGTCGACCGGCTCGCGCACAGTTTCCGCGTTCAAGCCGGATTGCCCTCCTCCGCCCGGCCGTTCGGCGGCTGGGAGAAGCCCGACTGCGAGCTGCGCGGGCATTTCACCGGCGGCCACTATCTGTCCGCCGCCGCTCTCGCGCATGCCAGCCTCGGCGATGCGCTGATGAAGCAGCGCGGCGACGAACTCGTCGCGGCACTCGCCGCATGCCAGCGTCCGAACGGCTATGTCAGCGCGTTCCCGGAAAGCTTCTTCGATCGCCTCAGCAGCGGCCAGAAGGTGTGGGCGCCGTTCTACACCATCCACAAGATCCTGGCCGGCATGCTGGACATGTACACGCTGACCGGCAACCGGCAGGCGCTGGACGTGTCCATCGGCATCGGCAACTGGACGGTGCGCTGGCTCAATGGCTTTTCCGACGCCGAGGTGGCGCACATCCTGAAGACCGAGTACGGCGGCATGAACGAGGCGCTGTACGAGCTCTATGCCATTACCGGCAACGAGCGCTACCGCGACGCGGCGCACCGGTTCGACCAGGCTTCGCTGTTCGATCCGCTGTCCGCGCATCGCGACGAGTTGCAGGGCCTGCACAGCAACACGCAGATCCCGAAGGTGCTCGGCGCCGCACGCCGCTACGAACTGACCGGCGAGCCGCGCTACCGCCGCATCGCCGAGTTCTTCTGGGAGACGGTGACGCACAACCGCACCTATGCCACCGGCGGCTCCAGCAACGACGAGTTCTGGAAGACCGGGCCTGGCGATCTCAAGGACCAGCTCGGCCTGTACAGCGCCGAATGCTGCGTGGCCTACAACCTGCTCAAGCTCACGCGCTACGTCTACGCGTGGAGCGGCGATCCGCGCGCGTTCGACTATTACGAGCGCACGCTCTACAACGCGCGCCTGGGCACGCAGGACGCGGAAGGCATGAAGCTCTACTACTACCCGCTGCAGCCCGGCGCGGCGAAGTTCTACAACTCGCCTACCGATTCGTTCTGGTGCTGCACGGGTTCCGGCGCCGAAGAATTCGCGCGCTTCAACGACAGCATTTATTTCCGCGACGGCGACGACCTGTACGTCAACCTGTTCATCGCCTCGGAGCTCGACTGGCCCGAGCGAAAGCTTCGCCTGCGCCAGGAGACCGCCTTCCCGCGCGAGCCGCTGACGCGCCTGCGCGTATCGCTGCCGGCGCCGGCTTCGTTCGCCCTGCATCTGCGTGTTCCTTCCTGGATCGCTCCCGGCGCCGGCGTGCGCGTCAACGGGGAAGCCCTGGACGTCTTCGCTTCGCCCGGCAGTTACCTGACGCTGCATCGCGCATGGCGCGATGGCGATCGCGTGGAGCTGGACCTTCCCATGCGCCTGCACAGCGAAGCGCTGCCCGGCGATGACCGCCTGCAGGCCGCGCTCTACGGGCCGCTGGTGCTCGCCGCTCGCCTGGGCAGCCAAGGGCTCACCCATGACATGCAGTACTGCGGCTACGACGCCGCGCCCAAGCCCGAACCCAAGCCTCGCCCCGCGCCGCGCGTCGCCGCGAACGCATCGGGCGGGCTGGACTGGCTGCGCACCGTATCGGCGAAAGAACTCCGCTTCGAGGCGGGCACGCGCGACGGGACGGTCGCGGTCGCTCCACTGAACGAAGTGCACGGCGAACGCTACGCCGTGTACTGGCAAATCGACTCGGACGCGCCCGGCCCCGGCTGAGCGCGTCCCGCCCGCTCGCGCGGGCCGCCAAACGCAACGACACCGCCGAAGCCCCGGCTCCGGCACGGGTTTCCGTTGCCCAGGAAAAACCATTCGCCCAAGGGAGGGCACCGTTCGCACGCCACTGTCCTGACGTCACACGCCACCCGAGGTATCGCTCATGCTCCCGACATCCGCAACGCTCCACCGTGGTTACCGAACGCCAACGCCCCGCGTGCTCAGCCACGCCGTGAAACTCGCGATGGCGACCATCCTGCTGGCCGGCGCCGGCCAGGCTTTCGCGCAGGACGCCAATACCGCCGATACCGCCAACCCGGACAAGGCCAAGAATCTCGAAGGCGTCACCGTCACCGGTTCGCGCATCCGGCGCGTGGACGTGGAGACCGCCAACCCCGTCGTGACCATCGACCGCTCGCAGATCGCCGCCACCGGCAAGGCCACCTTGGGCGACCTGGTGCAGGAATTGCCCTCGATCGCGGGCAATGCCACCAATGCCAACACCAATAACGGCGGCGGCACCGGCGCGGCGACGATCTCGCTGCGCGGAATGGGCGACAAGCGCACGCTGATCCTGGTCAACGGCATGCGCCTGGCCTACAACGACGTCAACAGCATTCCCGCCAACATGATCGACCGGGTGGAGGTGCTGAGCGACGGCGCCTCGGCGATCTACGGCTCGGACGCGATCGGCGGCGTGGTGAACTTCATTCTGCGCGACCGCTTCGACGGCGTGCAGCTGACCGGTGACTTCGCCGAAAGCAGTCGAAGCGATGGCTTTCGCCGCAACTTCACGCTCACCGGCGGCCACAGCGGCCAGCGCGGCAGCATCGTCGCCGGCATCGGTCATCAGAGTCTGGACGCGGTGTCGGCGCGGGATCGCGCGTTCTCACGCGATGCGCTCAATCTGACGGGCGGCAAGGTGATCGTGAGCGGATCTTCCGCCAACCCGGCCGGCTCGATCACGCTGCCGCGCTCGGTGGCGGGGCCGCTGGGCTGCACCTCGCGCGTCTCGCTGAATCATGGCGTCACCGGCGCCACGTCGCAGGGCGACTATCACTGCTACACCGTGACCGACACCTATAACTACCAGGGCGACAACATCCTGCAGACGCCGCAGCAGCGCGACAACTTCTTCGTGCTGGGCAAGTACAAATTCACCGATGCGATCGAGGGTTTCGCCAACGTCTATTACACGAAAACCCAATCCGACTCACAGCTCGCGCCGGTGCCGGTGTTCGCCAACGGCGACAACTTCCTGGTGTCCAAGGACAGCTACTACAACCCGTTCGGAGTGAATTTCGGCACCGACCGCGTCACGGGCGACAACTATGGAGACTTCAATACACGCTTCTCCACGCTCGGCTATCGCCGTTATGTGTACAACACCTACAACCTGCAGGTGACGCCGGGCCTGCGCGGCAACTTCGGCAACAGCTCCTGGCAATGGGATGCCGCGTTCAATTACGGCAAGGTGCGGC
It contains:
- a CDS encoding amino acid permease, whose protein sequence is MALIDDIIRRKPVESLQSEADKGTGLRRVLGLWQLTAIGLGGIIGVGIFVLTGTVAATQAGPAVLLSFLLAGIASAAAALCYAEFAGLIPVSGSAYTYGYAVLGEFAGWIIGWDLLLEYALIAAVVAVGWSGYAQVLLDSAGLPLPTWAQGAWGTAPGRVVNLPAIVVSAAITALLAVRMEWGARFNTLIVAIKIAGAALIVIAGAAYVKPERWHPFMPFGMHGVVTGAAVVFFAVFGYDMLTTAAEESRNPQRDLPRAVLLSLGIAMLLYFAICLVLTGIVPYTTLDNDAPVANAFIRIGMPWTMAVISLASVCGITSVIFANLLAGARIGFSLGRDGLLPSWFAGVHPRWRTPHRSTILLGTVTAVAAGLFPLDELAKLVNIGVLGAFIVICTAVAVLRVRQPNLHRPFRTPWVPFVPLVGVGFSCWLIWGLPVVTYVRFGIWLLVGCVVYLAYGRRHSKLVVVKERVG
- a CDS encoding aldehyde dehydrogenase (NADP(+)), coding for MAVQPDPIQPVLIEGDWRAARAPVGQFRAENPATGEPIGPTFPICGAADVEAALAAATAVAGELAAASPERIAAFLEAYADGIEADVEALVEIAHAETALPKQPRLGAVELPRTTGQLRQAAKAVRSYAWTQPVIDTAANLRSHLAPLGKPVLVFGPNNFPFAFNAIAGSDFASAIAARNPVIAKAHPSHPATSARLARIAHEALRKSGLPAAAVQMLYHFDHAIGATLAGDPRLGAIGFTGSRAGGLALKAAADAAGVPVYVEMSSVNPVFLLPGALAERGAALAQEFFTSCTMGSGQFCTNPGVVIVPRGADGDAFVAAATAHFAGAAPSVLFSRGVLDHLQQGVATLRKAGAQLLAGGEAGAPGYRHAPTLLEVDAAQFLREPKALQTEAFGPVSLLVRVDDVAQMAQVASAFEGNLTGTLYTAGNGADDAASAEVARALRPRVGRLIGNRMPTGVAVSPAMNHGGPYPSTGHPGFTAVGMPAAIRRFAALHCYDNLPEHLLPPELRDHNPGGVARQIDGCWCVDDLDGAEPA
- a CDS encoding Xaa-Pro peptidase family protein; this encodes MSAAQIGGLDLAQARARLRPWATPAPAIDSHEYQQRLEHARALLRAQRLDALLITAGTSLRYFTGVAWGASERLVGMLLTAQGDPILICPGFEAGSLAAVLRIPADVRLWEEHEDPQQLVADAMAERGAGSLALDPAAPYVVAERLRAVLGGKPVADASAIVDGCRMCKSSAELALMKQATAMTLEVHRLAAGLMREGISRTELALFVDEAHRAMGADNGSTFCIVQFGHATAYPHGIPGEQYLERDQLVLIDTGCTVQGYHSDITRTYVFGTPTAEQARIWELEQAAQRAAFEAVRPGVHCETVDEAARAVVERAGLGPDYRLPGIPHRTGHGCGMAIHEMPYLVRGSRTVLRPGMCCSDEPMIVVPERFGVRLEDHFYVTEDGAAWFTPPSPAIDQPFA
- a CDS encoding dihydrodipicolinate synthase family protein, which translates into the protein MSNASIWRGVIPAITTPFAADGQVDHAFLAKHANQLIDAGCTGIVPLGSLGEAATLTFDEKIEIIRTLVKALNGRAPVIPGIAALSTAEAVRLAKEAKALGCSGLMVLPPYVYSTDWREMGAHLRAVIAATDLPCMLYNNPIAYKTDFAPEQIAELAREFPNVQAVKESSGDVRRFAGIRALLGDRLELLVGMDDAIVEGVAMGARGWIAGLVNAYPKESVKLFELARDGHADAALELYRWFLPLLRLDTVPKFVQLIKLVQAKVGMGSEQVRAPRLAMAGEEREAALRVIDHAIAHAPKV
- a CDS encoding universal stress protein — its product is MFTHLLLPTDGSTHSECAVRLGVRLAAALGARVTGFAMVHPHGGSAASLPVGEEETRLARARLRFIKEVANGHGVACEVVLVHGNDPAQSIVRAARELRCDLVVMGSHGRRGVQALVLGSETRKVLLDCGVPVLVCR